The genome window acaaaatttgaagtcTGTACATATAATATacgaaagtttttttctaatttttaagaaattaataGATCTATGATAGTAGTTTTATGATAGTGAAGAAAACATATTGAaagcagaaaattgaaaagttcttgCAATTGACatgggaaatttcaaaagaaaaaaaggtttttcaaactgaaaatcaaaaaattttgtcaatattTACAACCTTTGTATTTTGTTCTCAGCATCCGGGtagtttcaatgttttctaaCTTCCCGTAATTAATTTTCCGTCTTAATTTTCCGTCCTCCTGTTCTCATCTTACTTGTCAAGCCAACCTGTCAGTATCATATTATCGAACTAATTATGTTTTTGTCTCGACCCTGGGAGAGGAAGACACACACAAAGGATCATACTTGTTTCAGATTGGGTCGGTAGAGTAAAGAACACGAAAAGGTTAGGAAGAGTTGAATTGATAGAAATGAATGTTCATTGTGCAATGTTTTTCGGGgacttttatattttaatcaaacgaaatttttacagttatcTACCAATTCCGTTTATTGTGCAAAAAGAGGAGGCTCGTGGTATAGACATCGGAAAACGGGGATAGATAATTCGGGTATTTCGAAAAGAAGCGACAATCGATCAACCAGAGCTAAATATTACATCGAATCTAGGCAAAACAATggaattttcttatttaaaatgCTGATGGCTCAGCGGCTGGCTTCGATGTGAATCCAGTAAGCAGCGATTTGATCTCTCCGATGGCCTTAGCTGGGTTCAAGTGCTGAAATTAATTCGTTTAAGTCGAGATATAAAACAGAGAACACTCTAACTTTTGGGCATGTCTTTGTGCAATTCATGATGGTGTGGCACTTGAAAGCTGAGAAAGAGTCGTGCATACGGTGAAGGCGTTCGGTGGCGTAGTCATCACGAGAATCGATGACCCATCTGTAGGCTTGCATGAGAACAGCTGGACCGAGGTACTTATCAGCATTCCACCAGTAGGATGGGCATGACGTGGAGCAGCAAGCACAGAGAATACACTCGTAGAGACCATCctaaatatataaattacTTTATAATGTTGTGATAATCatgaataaattattgattttagacttttatttcgtttgaaaaaatgaatgtttttcattttaaaacttttttgagttaaaaattatgttatgCTTTTTCAAATACTTCTGCACCAGAAAATATACTGAAACTTACAAGACGATCACGTTCAGCCACACTTTGGTGCATCTGCTTTTCTCCAAGAGTCAATGGGGTCTTCTTTTGAATCCATGGTTGAATAGAGGCATATTGAGCGTAGAAGAGGTTCATATCTGGGACAAGGTCCTAAAATAAAAggtttattcgttttttttagattctaAAACAATACCTTCACAACGAACATATGTGGAAGTGGGTAGATTTTGGTGCTCTTTGAGGTATCCGAATCGATTTTGCAGATGCAAGCCAAAGTGTTTTGACCTCCGATGTTCATGGCACAGGATCCACAGATTCCTTCACGACAACTTCTTCTGAAAGTCAAAGTTGGATCGACCTCATTCTTGATCTTGATGAGAGCGTCGAGAATCATAGTTCCGCATTGGTCAAGATCAACATCGAATTTCTACAATaactattaaattttaaaaaaagaaaaaaaactttgaaaatcaacCTGCACAGTTGGCTTGGCTCCTGGTGCTTCTGGGTTGAAACGATAGATCTCGAACGTCTTGATACGGTTTCCGGTCTTCTTGGTCTTGGCGGCTACATCATCAGTTGATGGAAAAGAGGCTTCAGCCGCCGCTGCAGTAGCTGGCGCTCCTGAAACAGTTCCAATAAAATAGTGTTAAAAATGGTGAATTTAAGGGATAAATATTATTCTTGCAACGTTGAGctcaaacaaaattaaaaaaacgtttttcaaaacattatttttgtttattataAAGTCTTgctataaatttataaattcccttttctcaaattttttgaattttaaattttgattcaagaaattccaaaactgatatttttaaattaacagaACTTTGAATGATGGTTAATATTTACGGAAcagtatttgatttttaaaaaaaaatctgcgtTTTTCATCTAATAACACGACCGAGCTTTACAGCTTTCAGTGCCTACGtgtaaaatggaaaattttagtttttgaagacataatataattttctgacATATCCAATTTCATGTaatgttagaaaaattattcaaagataattaaacaaaataaagctgaacataaaaaattgtcgtcttattaaaaaatagtaacGTTGAAAAAGTGCTGCCTACGTGCAAAACACGAAACCTTGTGAAATCTCGGGTAAAGCCTAATATTTCTCGTTAAAAAATGCTTTcctaaataatttatatttaatttttctagtaTTCCACACGAAGTACCatatttgatggaaaattaccaaaattaaaaaacgtaCCCGAAGCAGCACGAATGGCGTTGGCGGCGAGCTCCGCCGAGTGCAGAAGACGAGCCGAACGGGCCAACATCTGAGatttattcaataaatcaaagtttaatagaaattaaaatgtaaatacaaagaaatttgttgaaaaacatgAGACAATAATGGACGtgactatttattttttgtaacgAGACTCCGAAATAACGCAGTGCATGTTGTTTATAGTTTgagtgtggatttacgggcaaacatttattttgttttttatttatttgtttgtttattttagttttaaaactatattAAAGCTAGAAAATGCtttctttttaataaaaattattttgcagaTGGTAAATTCACTTTCAAGGATACTTTTCTGCAGCTTACTTATATTTTCCGTGATTTCTCTTCGAGAAGAGCGGCTCGAAACAGCGCCGATCACTGATGATCCTTGGGATTTGGATGGACCCTGTCAAAAATATGTGGAAGTAAGATTCTTCGAAGTATTTAATGCAACTAAACAtctttatttcagaaactaGCTGTTGTACAATCGGAAATGGTAGCATGCGCCACAAACTGGTCAATTCCACCTGTAGTTTGCACAAAATGCTTTCAAAACTAcattaatttcaaacaatttgaatatgaaacaaaaaacctggtgagtataatttgaaaacaatattttttaaaaccgtcttcacataaaatatgaattttattaCAGAATAATGTCTACTCCCTGGATAATCGAACTTGCTCTCAAGTTATTTATGACAATTATCTGCTCTCGTACAGTACGGATATATCAAAAGCTTTAACTTcagaaatttgggaaaaatccAGATGTGACTGTGAGTATatcggcaaaaaaaatcataaattcccatttttcagccTGCATAACAATTAAATGGAATTTTCCGCAAAACAAATCGGAAGTGTCATTCAGTGAGAGGACAATGCAATTTCAGAACAGAATGTATGAATGGAGAAATTGTGTTGTTAATTACACATCTGGAGGTGTACTGGATGATAATCTTACCAATGGAAGTAAAATCTGTAATCTCTGCAAGACCACCTTTGACGAACTCTTTGGATATTACTGGAAAATCTACACAACTCCAGATGTAGATTTTTGTGTCGACGTGGAGACTACGATGAACGATACAATTCATTTATGGGATGATGTGTGGAAATGTGCTGAAAAACAAGACAGAAATCGTGATTTATTTGGAATTATGATCACTTTTGGAACATTATTGCTGCTCACAGCTCTATTTTATGCTGCCAGCTACATTCAGGGTGGCGGTGAAACGAGGCGTCTTATTCAATGTAAGATTTTCTGTATTCCTTGAAAtatattatattattttcgTTCAGATGCTCGTCTATCAGATCCACATGGCCAAAGATCACGTCTTCTTTCATCGGGAATGTCGGATGCAGATCTTGTTAGTCGTGTTTCTCCAGGATCTTCTGTGTTATACAATGTACCAATCCATCAGACACGATAACAATTGCTCAAATTGATCCAATTCttatatttgtttgaaatttaatttcgaaacCTAGTCCTTGCCGAATACGTGCCTGTGTTCTCTTTCCTGTGATGCTCTCTTGCTAACTTTGTTCTTTTTGTATATTTGTGATAAAATtgcaattcaaattcaattacTTCGAAttctatttaaattattttgatgttAATTATCATCACGAATatctatttttctcaaactatTTCCCTTGCCTGAactctatttttctattttctaactctatttttcttctttccaaaATTCTAACTTTCCGATTTCCTGAAGATGCTCCATCTATACACTTCTCTCCCGCAAATTAGACTTAATCTATCTCAAAATTCAGACACTTTCTCACATGTTtctttcgaacttttttatGTTGGTTTTCTTCCACTCGCCACAAAAACGAGAAGTCGCCGAAATGACCGTCCTAACGAGCTTGTTAACCGCATGTTGCTCCTGCTCTCCGTGCTCTAACCCAACAATCCGggtgaaaaagtgaaaaacgaCGACGAGTTCTTCTCCTCCGTCCGGCCAAGAAGGAGGATACACTGTTTGTTCTAACACACACAGAGGGATGCGCGTATATCGTCCGGAGGAGAAGCGGCGGCGCGCGCGCAGCCTTCTTATCGGTCGGGTTCATTCCATGTAAATAGTTGTTGTTCGATGGATGGACACCAGTCAACcgctttcactttttttcttccaaattagcaataatttttcaacaaaaaaaacattgcaattgaaaattaatagtCCTCCTGAGCCATTTATAACATCCGAATACGACATCTAAGTAATTTCCTGATAATTTATTCTTGGGAATATTCCGAGACATCCATATCCGGTACCAGGTGTACCAGACAGGTGTTCAAGCTGCTGCAGTCATTCATTCACACGTCGGTGCTCCCAACACTCCCCTCAATACCTTCCTCTCTCCTTTTTTTAGTTCTCGTCAATTTGGCTTCCATGTTTGTCAAATCGGCAACTGCAG of Caenorhabditis elegans chromosome II contains these proteins:
- the cup-15 gene encoding Coelomocyte uptake defective protein 15 (Confirmed by transcript evidence) yields the protein MVNSLSRILFCSLLIFSVISLREERLETAPITDDPWDLDGPCQKYVEKLAVVQSEMVACATNWSIPPVVCTKCFQNYINFKQFEYETKNLNNVYSLDNRTCSQVIYDNYLLSYSTDISKALTSEIWEKSRCDSCITIKWNFPQNKSEVSFSERTMQFQNRMYEWRNCVVNYTSGGVLDDNLTNGSKICNLCKTTFDELFGYYWKIYTTPDVDFCVDVETTMNDTIHLWDDVWKCAEKQDRNRDLFGIMITFGTLLLLTALFYAASYIQGGGETRRLIQYARLSDPHGQRSRLLSSGMSDADLVSRVSPGSSVLYNVPIHQTR
- the sdhb-1 gene encoding Succinate dehydrogenase [ubiquinone] iron-sulfur subunit, mitochondrial (Confirmed by transcript evidence), yielding MLARSARLLHSAELAANAIRAASGAPATAAAAEASFPSTDDVAAKTKKTGNRIKTFEIYRFNPEAPGAKPTVQKFDVDLDQCGTMILDALIKIKNEVDPTLTFRRSCREGICGSCAMNIGGQNTLACICKIDSDTSKSTKIYPLPHMFVVKDLVPDMNLFYAQYASIQPWIQKKTPLTLGEKQMHQSVAERDRLDGLYECILCACCSTSCPSYWWNADKYLGPAVLMQAYRWVIDSRDDYATERLHRMHDSFSAFKCHTIMNCTKTCPKHLNPAKAIGEIKSLLTGFTSKPAAEPSAF